The Deinococcus puniceus genome segment TAAATACGATGCGGCCCTTGCTGGTCTGCGCTTCGAATGCGCCCACATGCTGCGTGATGCCGCCTGCTTCCTTGGCCGCCACTTTGGTCTTGCGGATGTAGTCCAGCAGGCTGGTTTTGCCGTGATCGACGTGTCCCATGATGGTGACGACGGGAGCGCGGTGGGGGATTTCGGCAGTTGCGGGAGCAGCGGCTTCGGCAGCGACGGCCACAGGCGCAACGTCGTCGCTGCCTGCTGTGGCGGGGGCTTCCGGGGCCGAAACGACTGGTGCTGTCGCTGCTACGGCTGGGGCCGCTTCCGCTTCCGCCGCCACTGCTTCCGGCGCGGTTTCTGTCCCTTCCGTGCCTTCTTCAGCCAAAATCTGCTTGATCAGGTCTACGGTTTCTTCTTCGATGGTGCTGCTGACGCTCTTATAAGAAACGCCTAGTCCGTCGAGAATTTCCAGCATCCGTTGATTTTCTACGCCAAGGTCTTTGGCGAGGGTATAAATTCGAACTTTCGACATGCTCACCTCCGGTGAGGTTGGTGCTAAATGAGATGGAATCAAGAGGCTGGTGCTTGGCGCTCTAGCAACTGCGCGGCCACTTGCACCGCCTGAGCGCCGAAGGCCCGCCGCAGTTTTTTGTCTTGCCAGCACGCGGGCGAGTCGCTGCACACATACGCGCCGCGCCCACTGCGTTTGCCAAGTTGCACTGCCCAGACGCCTTCCTGCTTGGTCACGCGCACAAATTCTACTTGTGGGCGTTTGCGGCGGCACGCGACACAGCTGCGCTCAGGCGTGTGCCGAGGCAGGGTGTCGGTGGTGGGCCGGGCGTCTGGCAAGGCTTATTCTCCGATGTCTTCCGGGCTGGCCGTCGCCACCGACTTGCTGTCCTTAAACAGCGCGTCGAAGGCCGACTGTGCGTTGCCACTGCTGACGCCGTCCTGCTCGTCTTGCAGGGCCTGCTGCATGGCGGCGTCCAGATCGCTGATGGCCGCCGTTTCGCGCAAGTCGATCTTGAATCCGGTCAGTTTGGCCGCCAGACGCACGTTCTGACCGCCCTTGCCAATCGCCAAGGACAGTTG includes the following:
- a CDS encoding YlxR family protein: MPDARPTTDTLPRHTPERSCVACRRKRPQVEFVRVTKQEGVWAVQLGKRSGRGAYVCSDSPACWQDKKLRRAFGAQAVQVAAQLLERQAPAS